From one Armatimonadota bacterium genomic stretch:
- a CDS encoding NTP transferase domain-containing protein translates to MPTNNSIITKAVIPAAGHGTRLRPLTNIIPKVLLPLGTKPTVQHIVEELQAVGVEDIIFVVSPTGGSIREYFDSADCKGKVRISYAVQKTQKGLADAILQAEELVGEDDFIVALGDTVVISPYDDFPVRRLISAYQSNPAFAAILVEKVPISTSPKYGMVKPMGEIAESFEISDVIEKPPVEESPSDYAIGGRYIFRPEIFDWIRRTPPGALGEIQITDAVRLGISAGKRVWCVPTRKDEYRYDIGDFKVYCAAFIKTCMADPHLSAIVEKVAKGES, encoded by the coding sequence ATGCCTACCAATAATTCCATAATAACAAAAGCTGTAATTCCTGCCGCTGGGCATGGCACTCGACTGAGACCGCTTACAAATATCATCCCAAAGGTACTATTGCCGCTTGGAACCAAGCCAACTGTCCAGCATATAGTAGAGGAGTTGCAGGCGGTGGGCGTAGAAGATATTATATTTGTAGTTTCTCCAACCGGAGGAAGTATAAGGGAATATTTCGACAGTGCAGATTGTAAGGGCAAAGTTCGTATTTCGTATGCTGTTCAGAAGACCCAAAAAGGCCTTGCCGATGCAATTTTGCAAGCGGAAGAGTTGGTAGGCGAAGATGATTTTATCGTAGCATTGGGGGATACAGTTGTAATCTCCCCATACGATGATTTTCCAGTGAGGAGATTAATATCAGCTTACCAATCAAATCCAGCGTTCGCAGCCATTCTTGTTGAGAAGGTGCCGATTAGCACTTCGCCAAAATATGGCATGGTTAAGCCCATGGGCGAAATTGCTGAGTCGTTTGAAATATCGGATGTAATAGAAAAGCCGCCGGTCGAAGAATCACCAAGTGATTATGCAATCGGTGGGAGATATATCTTCAGGCCAGAGATATTTGACTGGATAAGGCGGACGCCCCCAGGGGCATTGGGCGAGATTCAAATTACCGATGCGGTAAGGCTGGGAATCTCCGCCGGAAAGCGGGTTTGGTGCGTGCCGACACGAAAAGATGAATACCGATATGACATCGGAGACTTTAAAGTTTACTGTGCAGCATTTATTAAAACATGCATGGCTGACCCTCATCTTTCGGCAATAGTAGAGAAGGTTGCGAAGGGGGAGTCCTAA
- a CDS encoding DegT/DnrJ/EryC1/StrS family aminotransferase, which produces MYVPMADLRAQYQSIRSDIDKAVQTVMENGRYILGENVAALEREIAEYCGSTYGIGVASGTDALALSLKALGVKAGDEVITTPFTFVATVEVIALLGARPIFVDIDPKTFNICPILLEDKITPRTKAIIPVHLYGQTADMTSILEVARRHNVHVICDGAQAIGAEHKGKPIGFYGDMVTLSFFPTKNLGAAGDGGMVLTNNQGLAEKVKYLRFHGSGGTYSYKLIGYCSRLDELQASILRAKLPYLDRWNERRRNNAAIYNELFADACISIPTEQPGNKHVYHQYTIRTTRRDELRSYLKSAGIETGIYYPTPLHYEEAYRYLGYKEGDFPEAEKAAREVLSLPVFPELTEQQLAHVAATVRTFFE; this is translated from the coding sequence GTGTATGTGCCGATGGCTGATCTAAGGGCTCAGTATCAGTCAATTAGGTCTGATATAGACAAGGCAGTTCAGACTGTAATGGAAAATGGCCGGTATATACTAGGCGAAAATGTTGCAGCTTTAGAGAGAGAAATAGCCGAGTACTGCGGCTCAACATATGGAATCGGCGTCGCATCGGGGACGGATGCTCTAGCACTATCACTTAAAGCGCTTGGAGTAAAAGCCGGAGATGAGGTAATCACTACGCCGTTTACATTCGTGGCGACTGTTGAGGTGATAGCTCTATTAGGCGCCCGTCCGATATTTGTTGATATCGACCCAAAAACCTTTAATATTTGCCCGATATTACTGGAAGATAAAATTACCCCAAGAACGAAAGCCATAATACCTGTACATTTATATGGTCAAACGGCGGATATGACCTCTATACTCGAGGTTGCTAGGCGTCATAACGTTCATGTGATATGCGACGGCGCCCAAGCCATCGGCGCAGAACACAAAGGGAAGCCAATCGGGTTTTATGGTGATATGGTCACGCTAAGCTTTTTCCCGACTAAGAACCTCGGCGCAGCAGGAGATGGTGGAATGGTGCTCACAAATAATCAGGGGTTGGCGGAGAAAGTCAAATATCTGCGGTTTCATGGAAGCGGCGGAACCTACTCATACAAGCTCATTGGCTACTGCAGTCGGCTAGATGAGCTCCAAGCCTCGATACTCAGAGCCAAACTTCCCTATCTGGATAGGTGGAATGAGAGGCGTCGGAATAACGCAGCTATATACAACGAACTTTTCGCAGATGCTTGCATTAGCATTCCCACAGAACAGCCAGGTAACAAGCATGTTTATCATCAATATACAATAAGAACAACGCGGCGCGACGAACTTAGAAGCTATTTAAAATCAGCAGGTATTGAAACTGGAATATACTATCCTACTCCTTTGCACTATGAGGAGGCATATCGTTATCTGGGATACAAGGAAGGCGACTTTCCTGAGGCTGAGAAAGCTGCACGTGAAGTGCTTTCTTTGCCGGTGTTTCCCGAACTTACAGAGCAACAACTTGCCCATGTGGCAGCTACTGTTCGTACTTTCTTTGAGTGA